The Triplophysa rosa linkage group LG3, Trosa_1v2, whole genome shotgun sequence genome has a segment encoding these proteins:
- the islr2 gene encoding immunoglobulin superfamily containing leucine-rich repeat protein 2 yields MATKYLMLIALGTTVFVSVHGCPGQCVCTDKYNHHFAECAYKDLLEVPVGLPFNVSTLSLSANKIKVLTPKTFINLTQVNSLWLAHNEIVTVERGTLAPMIQLKNLDISHNKIVHFPWEDLRNLTTLQLFKMNNNEMISIPKNAFANLKELRSIRINNNKFTTIVPGTFNALASLSHLQIMHNPFICSCNLEWLRDWINISSISIPEHENILCDSPAHLKGTQVTSMPKLDCKAPSVSITYQPNIENTEIYEGYMLVLNCETKGSPKPDITWEIYSGNQLITFPLPPIVERREVPINGAPTNARFLVFQNGTLIIPRMSKKEDGNYTCSATNDVGKDSRSVRLAVTGTKKHATNSILDTKAPGNLPDKFGSKSSKNSVISMWPKSEEKTKSIPTGTSLITVDKEQVDEGTGTLSFEGKCGINDGTQYISNHAFNLSLDELKQYTFDFGVIALEVSETEAKVQLNPFQMANAKSVHLNQQQDLQTVNKEPFSLIQTSPKKSPLDMLYLCVSTGNGHSVVQWSKIEEGINAYRFRGLNPGTNYTLCLTYGGQDCQVQVVFTTRKKIPSLLIIVVVSIFLLALATVPLLGATCCHLLYKYQGKTYKLIMKTQNPDQMEKQIATDFDPRASFVGSEKNFNPSELGEGEGDVEEGDGEGEEVEGSVVTESIPESQSKTQEEFEVGSEYSDKLPLGAEAVNISAEINGNYKQPR; encoded by the coding sequence ATGGCAACCAAATACCTGATGCTTATTGCCTTGGGGACCACAGTGTTCGTCAGCGTGCATGGTTGCCCTGGGCAGTGTGTGTGCACTGATAAATATAACCATCATTTCGCAGAATGCGCCTACAAAGACCTTCTGGAAGTACCTGTGGGATTGCCATTCAACGTTAGCACCCTGAGCCTTTCGGCGAACAAGATAAAAGTGCTGACACCAAAAACTTTCATAAACTTGACCCAGGTGAACTCTCTTTGGCTGGCACACAATGAAATCGTCACCGTGGAGAGGGGCACCTTGGCACCCATGATTCAGCTGAAGAATTTGGACATAAGCCACAACAAAATCGTCCATTTTCCATGGGAGGACTTGAGAAATCTCACCACTCTCCAGCTGTTTAAGATGAACAACAATGAGATGATCAGTATACCGAAGAACGCGTTCGCCAACCTGAAAGAGCTGCGCTCCATCCGCATtaacaacaacaagtttacCACCATCGTGCCGGGAACGTTTAATGCTCTGGCCTCCCTGTCTCACCTCCAAATCATGCACAACCCCTTCATCTGCTCATGCAACCTTGAATGGCTGAGGGACTGGATCAACATATCGTCAATCTCCATCCCTGAGCATGAAAACATTCTTTGTGATTCTCCTGCCCACCTCAAAGGTACCCAGGTCACCAGCATGCCCAAACTGGATTGCAAAGCCCCATCTGTGTCCATCACGTATCAGCCAAACATCGAAAACACCGAAATCTATGAGGGATATATGCTCGTCCTGAATTGCGAAACAAAAGGAAGCCCCAAACCAGATATCACCTGGGAGATATATTCAGGAAACCAACTCATCACATTCCCTCTGCCCCCCATAGTTGAAAGAAGAGAGGTGCCTATCAACGGGGCGCCCACAAACGCGAGGTTCCTCGTGTTTCAAAACGGCACCTTGATCATCCCCCGCATGAGTAAGAAGGAAGATGGAAATTACACTTGCTCGGCCACCAACGATGTGGGCAAAGACTCACGCTCGGTTCGGCTGGCCGTCACCGGCACGAAAAAGCACGCCACCAATTCCATTCTGGACACAAAAGCGCCCGGCAATTTACCTGACAAGTTCGGTTCCAAGAGCTCCAAAAACAGCGTGATCAGCATGTGGCCCAAATCCGAGGAGAAGACAAAGAGCATTCCAACCGGGACGTCCCTCATTACGGTGGATAAGGAACAAGTGGACGAAGGGACGGGCACTCTATCATTCGAAGGCAAATGTGGTATAAACGATGGCACACAGTACATCTCCAACCACGCTTTTAACCTCAGCCTGGATGAACTTAAACAATACACTTTTGATTTTGGGGTTATTGCGCTTGAGGTTTCCGAAACGGAGGCCAAAGTTCAACTCAACCCTTTCCAGATGGCCAACGCAAAATCGGTTCACCTCAACCAACAACAAGACCTGCAAACTGTGAATAAGGAGCCTTTCAGTCTCATCCAAACCTCCCCCAAAAAATCTCCTCTGGACATGCTGTACCTTTGTGTCAGTACCGGGAACGGACATTCAGTGGTGCAGTGGTCCAAGATCGAGGAGGGCATCAACGCCTATCGCTTTCGGGGACTAAACCCAGGCACGAATTACACCCTATGCCTCACCTACGGAGGCCAGGACTGTCAGGTCCAAGTGGTGTTCACCACCCGAAAAAAAATCCCGTCTCTGCTTATCATAGTGGTagttagcatttttttgttGGCGTTGGCAACCGTACCCCTGCTGGGTGCCACGTGCTGTCACCTGTTGTACAAATATCAAGGCAAAACCTACAAGCTGATCATGAAAACCCAGAACCCGGATCAGATGGAGAAGCAGATAGCCACAGATTTCGACCCTAGGGCTTCTTTTGTGGGCTCGGAGAAAAACTTTAACCCGAGTGagctgggagaaggggaaggaGATGTGGAGGAAGGAGACGGGGAAGGTGAGGAGGTCGAGGGCAGCGTGGTGACCGAGTCCATTCCCGAGTCCCAGTCCAAAACACAGGAGGAATTTGAGGTGGGATCCGAATACAGCGACAAGTTACCTCTCGGAGCCGAGGCTGTTAACATAAGTGCAGAAATTAACGGGAATTACAAACAGCCCCGTTGA
- the stra6 gene encoding receptor for retinol uptake stra6, with protein MSAENDYYDYSDESKNAVPTNPPVEIILPCDPTADEGLFHICIAAISLVVMLVLAVLARRQKLGDNQRGVTGLLSPVNFLDHTQHKGLAVAVYGVLFCKLVGMVLSHHPLPFTKDVVYKEFWLILALLYYPTLYYPLLACGTLHNKVGYVLGSLLSWTHFGVLVWQKVDCPKTPQIYKYYTLFSSLPQIACLAFLSFQYPLLLFKGFQSTETTNASEDLSSSYYRDYVKKILKKKKPTKGSSSTSKPKLFERLTEAVKSYIYTPEDVFRFPLKLAISVVVAFIALYQMALLLISGVVPTLHIVRRGVDDKIAFMLAGFNIVLSDDRQEVVRIVVYYMWCVEVCYVSAVTLSCLVNLMMLMRSMVLHRSNLKGLYRGDIFNVFNCQRNVRPSRPALVCWMGFTSYQAAFLCLGMVIQTLVFFICILFAVFLVIIPILYGKNLLLFRIIGKMWPFWLTLFLAALIQHVTSRFLFIRKDAGTRDLNNRGSLFLLSYIFFLVNVMVGVVVGIWRMVITALYNIVHFGRLDISLLNRNVEAFDPGYRCYAHYLKIEVSQSHPVMKAFCGLLLQTRGHDNLSSQRIRDAEEGIQLVQEKKQNKVSNSKRARAHWQLLYTLVNNPSLVGSRKHFQRQSSESFINGALSRTTKEGSKKDGSIKEPVKGTESAATN; from the exons ATGAGTGCTGAAAACGACTACTATGACTACTCGGATGAGTCCAAAAATGCTGTGCCGACCAACCCTCCAGTCGA AATTATCCTACCGTGTGACCCCACAGCAGACGAAGGCCTATTTCACATATGCATTGCTGCCATATCT TTGGTGGTCATGCTGGTCCTCGCTGTCCTGGCGAGACGGCAGAAGTTGGGTGATAATCAGAGGGGGGTCACGGGTTTACTCAG TCCTGTAAACTTTTTAgaccacacacaacacaaggGCCTCGCTGTTGCTGTGTACGGTGTTCTCTTCTGCAAGCTGGTCGGGATGGTCCTCAGTCACCATCCACTACCATTCACCAAAGATGTTGTGTACAAAG AGTTCTGGTTGATTCTGGCCCTGTTGTACTACCCCACTTTGTATTATCCTCTGCTGGCGTGCGGGACGCTACATAACAAAGTTGGTTACGTCTTGGGCAGCCTGTTATCATGGACCCACTTTGGGGTTCTGGTCTGGCAGAAGGTGGACTGTCCCAAAACGCCACAG ATCTATAAGTATTACACACTGTTTAGCAGTCTACCTCAGATCGCCTGCCTGGCCTTCCTCAGTTTCCAGTATCCACTGCTTCTCTTCAAAGGATTTCAGAGTACAGAGACAACCAATGCCTCTGAG GACCTGAGCAGCAGTTATTATAGAGATTATGTCAAGAAAATTCTCAAGAAGAAAAAGCCCACCAAAGGCAG TTCGAGCACATCAAAGCCGAAACTGTTTGAAAGACTCACAGAAGCTGTTAAATCTTACATCTACACACCAGAGGATG TTTTTAGGTTCCCTTTGAAACTGGCAATATCTGTGGTTGTGGCGTTTATTGCTCTCTATCAG ATGGCGCTCTTGCTGATCTCAGGAGTTGTGCCCACTCTTCACATCGTCCGTAGAGGAGTGGATGATAAAATCGCCTTCATGTTGGCCGGTTTTAACATCGTTTTATCAGACGACCGTCAGGAGGTGGTCAGGATTGTAGTGTACTATATGTGGTGTGTGGAAG TGTGTTACGTGTCAGCGGTCACCCTGTCCTGCCTGGTTAACCTCATGATGCTCATGAGATCCATGGTCCTGCACAG GTCTAATCTAAAGGGACTGTACAGAGGAGAcatctttaatgtttttaactgtCAGAGGAATGTGAGGCCGTCTCGACCCGCCCTGGTCTGCTGGATGGGCTTCACCAGCTATCAGGCTGCTTTTCTCTGTCTAG GTATGGTGATTCAAACTCTGGTATTCTTCATCTGCATTCTGTTTGCCGTATTCCTGGTCATCATTCCCATCCTGTACGGAAAGAACCTATTACTGTTCCGCATTATTGGCAAAATGTG GCCCTTCTGGTTGACGCTGTTCCTGGCTGCCCTGATCCAGCATGTGACTTCCAGGTTTCTGTTCATCAGGAAGGACGCGGGAACACGAGATCTGAACAACAG AGGGAGTCTGTTTCTGCTCAGCTATATTTTCTTTCTGGTTAATGTCATGGTGGGTGTGGTTGTGGGCATCTGGAGAATGGTCATCACCGCCCTATACAACATAGTCCACTTTGGACGATTGGATATCAGTCTTCTGAACCGCAATGTTGAGGCGTTTGATCCAG GATACCGCTGCTATGCTCATTACCTGAAGATTGAGGTCAGCCAGTCTCATCCCGTCATGAAGGCCTTCTGCGGTCTGCTACTGCAAACCAGAGGACATGACAACCTCTCCTCACAGAGGATCCGAGATGCTGAAGAAG GAATCCAACTGGTGCAAGAGAAGAAACAAAATAAGGTGTCCAACAGCAAGCGGGCACGAGCGCACTGGCAGCTCCTCTACACGCTGGTCAACAACCCATCATTGGTGGGCTCCAGGAAACACTTCCAACGCCAAAGTTCTGAGAGCTTCATCAACGGAGCCCTCAGCCGGACCACCAAGGAAGGCAGCAAAAAGGACGGCAGCATCAAGGAGCCTGTCAAGGGTACTGAGAGCGCTGCCACCAACTGA